From Riemerella anatipestifer ATCC 11845 = DSM 15868, a single genomic window includes:
- a CDS encoding Fic family protein — protein sequence MDFNLPHLPPTAEIETTAVLKQLTKSHRYLAELKGTVKTIPNEHILINTLALQEAKDSSEIENIVTTHDELYKENILIETKNPATKEVYNYAQSLKLGFEIVRKEGLLLNKHIIAIQQELERNNAGFRTQAGTKLVNSLGEVVYTPPQETKAILDLMANLERFINDNSFSDLDPLTKMAIIHYQFESIHPFYDGNGRTGRIINILYLVLQGLLDLPVLYLSRYITQNKQKYYQVLQGVRSENDWESLILYLIKGVEVTAIQTIDLVQNIKTLMQETKYKLRNDLPKLYSQDLLNNLFKNPYTKIEFLEKDLGVSYQTARKYLELLSEHKYLNKIQVGKYSYYINEPLLNLFIQ from the coding sequence ATGGATTTTAATTTACCTCATCTACCGCCTACCGCAGAAATAGAGACCACCGCAGTATTAAAACAACTGACAAAGTCTCATAGATACCTAGCTGAACTAAAGGGGACGGTAAAGACGATACCCAACGAGCATATTTTAATCAATACTCTAGCGTTGCAAGAGGCTAAAGATAGTAGCGAGATAGAAAATATAGTAACCACCCACGACGAACTATATAAAGAAAATATTTTAATAGAGACTAAAAACCCTGCAACAAAAGAAGTATATAACTATGCTCAAAGTTTAAAGTTAGGCTTTGAAATAGTGCGTAAAGAGGGGTTATTATTAAACAAACATATCATAGCTATACAGCAAGAATTAGAGCGAAATAATGCAGGATTTAGGACACAAGCAGGGACTAAATTAGTTAATTCTTTAGGCGAGGTAGTTTATACCCCACCGCAAGAGACTAAGGCTATTTTAGACCTAATGGCAAACCTAGAAAGGTTCATCAATGATAATAGTTTTTCAGACTTAGACCCTTTGACTAAAATGGCGATTATACACTATCAGTTTGAGAGCATACACCCATTTTATGACGGTAACGGTAGAACAGGCAGGATTATAAATATTCTATACCTAGTATTGCAGGGACTTTTAGATTTACCTGTATTGTATTTGAGCCGTTATATCACACAGAACAAACAGAAATATTATCAAGTATTGCAAGGGGTAAGAAGTGAGAACGATTGGGAAAGTCTTATTTTATACCTCATCAAAGGCGTTGAGGTTACAGCAATACAGACCATTGATTTAGTTCAAAATATAAAAACACTAATGCAGGAGACTAAATATAAACTTCGTAACGATTTACCGAAGCTGTATAGTCAGGACTTGCTGAATAACCTATTTAAAAATCCTTACACTAAAATAGAGTTTTTGGAGAAAGATTTAGGGGTATCGTACCAAACCGCAAGAAAGTATTTAGAACTACTATCAGAACATAAGTATCTAAATAAAATACAGGTAGGTAAGTACAGCTACTATATCAATGAGCCACTACTAAATTTATTTATACAATAA
- a CDS encoding helix-turn-helix domain-containing protein, with protein sequence MEAIQFIGTNPNELIKAISNAIVPELEQRLSKQFQPKEPTTYLTRKEVCELLHIDYSTLNRWAKGGKLTAYGIGNRVYYKRKEVEALVDKGKIKY encoded by the coding sequence ATGGAGGCAATACAATTTATAGGGACGAACCCTAACGAACTAATCAAAGCGATTTCTAACGCTATTGTTCCTGAATTGGAGCAAAGACTATCAAAACAATTTCAACCCAAAGAACCCACAACCTACCTCACACGGAAAGAGGTATGCGAATTACTGCATATAGATTACTCCACTCTGAACCGTTGGGCAAAGGGCGGTAAGCTAACGGCGTACGGTATAGGTAATAGGGTATATTACAAACGCAAAGAAGTAGAGGCATTAGTAGATAAAGGTAAAATCAAATACTAA
- a CDS encoding antA/AntB antirepressor family protein — protein MNELIKITEQNGKQAVSARELHSFLESKQDFSTWIKNRIEKYGFIEEQDFTLHKFVERGTWKHEYVLSIDTAKELAMVEGNEKGKQARQYFIECEKRLKKPLSQVEIVAQSAQLLLQQSQQLETLQKEVNHIKAKITTSEESFITIAGYATLEKKRIDNKTASIIGRKVAKYCRDNDIIIGQIFDPRFGYVNTYPRDIIQMFF, from the coding sequence ATGAACGAGTTAATCAAAATTACAGAACAAAACGGCAAACAAGCCGTGTCAGCTAGAGAGTTACACTCTTTTTTAGAAAGTAAACAAGACTTTTCAACTTGGATAAAAAACAGGATTGAGAAATACGGATTTATAGAAGAGCAAGATTTTACGCTCCATAAATTTGTGGAGCGTGGAACTTGGAAGCACGAATATGTTTTAAGTATTGACACAGCGAAAGAGTTGGCAATGGTGGAGGGTAACGAAAAAGGCAAACAAGCGAGGCAGTATTTTATAGAGTGTGAAAAACGCCTGAAAAAACCACTTTCGCAGGTGGAGATAGTGGCACAATCCGCTCAATTATTATTGCAACAATCACAGCAACTAGAAACGCTACAAAAAGAAGTTAATCATATCAAGGCGAAGATAACCACAAGCGAGGAGAGTTTTATCACAATAGCAGGTTACGCCACACTAGAGAAAAAACGAATTGATAATAAAACAGCTTCTATCATAGGGCGTAAGGTAGCGAAATACTGCCGTGATAATGATATTATCATAGGGCAAATATTTGACCCTCGTTTTGGCTATGTTAATACTTACCCTAGAGATATTATTCAGATGTTTTTTTAG
- a CDS encoding helix-turn-helix domain-containing protein, with the protein METENILKLKEVLKDKGVTGKELADGIGVSVTTISNIIVGRNFPKPQTLLDIATFLNVDIKDLFNSTKDTNNNETPLYIQNEQGDYVEVGSLRIDTLSPKKTSE; encoded by the coding sequence ATGGAAACTGAAAATATTTTAAAATTAAAGGAAGTACTAAAAGATAAAGGGGTAACAGGTAAAGAATTAGCAGACGGTATCGGCGTTTCTGTTACAACAATTTCCAATATTATAGTAGGGAGGAACTTCCCCAAACCTCAAACCCTTTTAGATATTGCCACTTTTTTAAATGTAGATATAAAAGACCTTTTTAATTCTACTAAAGATACTAACAACAACGAAACACCTTTATATATCCAAAACGAGCAAGGGGATTATGTAGAGGTAGGTAGTCTTAGAATAGATACCCTTAGTCCTAAAAAAACATCTGAATAA
- a CDS encoding SH3 beta-barrel fold-containing protein, with translation MEKFRTQVFKRAYEIKKETGKAWAVCLSKAWQLYSLAKKMKNEIITFYYEKKDGSLRKAKGTLKDEVVTYTSKGGASSPKVFTYYDIEVGAFRAFKVANFIK, from the coding sequence ATGGAAAAATTCAGAACCCAAGTATTTAAGAGAGCCTACGAGATAAAGAAAGAAACAGGTAAAGCGTGGGCGGTGTGTTTATCCAAAGCGTGGCAGTTGTATAGTCTTGCAAAAAAGATGAAGAATGAAATAATCACTTTCTACTATGAGAAAAAAGACGGCTCACTAAGAAAGGCAAAGGGGACACTAAAAGATGAGGTAGTAACCTATACATCAAAAGGTGGAGCAAGTAGCCCTAAAGTATTTACTTATTACGATATAGAAGTAGGGGCATTTAGAGCCTTTAAAGTAGCAAATTTTATAAAATAA
- a CDS encoding CvfB family protein, whose amino-acid sequence MQIGITQTLEIKEKTDNGWLLASASGEQCLLPNIFTLPNMEIGDSLEVFVYQDEGILKATTEIPLCQVNEFAVLNCVQVLPSGAFMDLGIIKDLFVPYKQQKGKMQEGKRYLIYVYIDEETGLLTGTTKFKRNPQYQNLSLKKGEKVNLILMNETELGWNVIINQKYIGLVYSSDVYQKLYPLNEIEGYIKNIREDGKIDVSLQPEGYTNIDEFKQKILDKLDENYGLLYLSDQSSPEEIKTELQMSKKNFKKAIGGLYKDKVIEILDDKIKLL is encoded by the coding sequence ATGCAAATCGGAATTACTCAAACACTCGAAATAAAAGAAAAAACAGATAATGGTTGGTTACTTGCATCAGCTAGCGGTGAACAATGCCTACTCCCTAATATTTTCACTTTACCTAATATGGAGATAGGGGACAGCCTAGAGGTATTTGTTTATCAAGATGAAGGAATCCTCAAAGCGACTACGGAAATACCTCTTTGCCAAGTTAATGAATTCGCCGTTCTCAACTGTGTGCAAGTATTGCCTAGCGGTGCTTTTATGGACTTAGGGATTATCAAAGATTTATTTGTACCTTATAAACAACAAAAGGGTAAAATGCAAGAGGGAAAACGCTATCTTATCTATGTTTATATAGATGAAGAAACAGGGTTACTTACAGGAACTACCAAATTTAAAAGAAATCCTCAATATCAAAATTTATCATTAAAGAAAGGGGAGAAGGTAAACCTTATTCTCATGAATGAAACAGAATTAGGGTGGAATGTTATTATTAACCAAAAGTACATTGGATTGGTTTATAGTTCAGATGTTTACCAAAAACTTTATCCATTAAACGAAATAGAGGGGTATATTAAAAACATCAGAGAAGATGGTAAAATAGATGTAAGTCTGCAACCTGAAGGTTATACTAATATAGATGAATTCAAACAAAAAATATTAGATAAACTAGATGAAAATTATGGATTACTCTATCTATCTGACCAGTCATCTCCAGAAGAAATAAAGACTGAACTCCAGATGAGTAAAAAGAATTTTAAAAAAGCCATTGGAGGTCTTTATAAAGACAAAGTGATAGAAATTTTAGACGATAAAATTAAACTTCTATAA
- a CDS encoding arsenate reductase family protein, translating to MQNLDLSGWNLREIKSEPINEEELSQMYAITKSYEELFSKRSTQIKTNNIDVKKLKEEDFKTLLLQHYSFLKRPVFLVGKEDIYIGNSPKTIEALQQKYF from the coding sequence ATGCAAAATTTAGATTTATCAGGTTGGAATTTAAGAGAAATCAAAAGCGAGCCTATAAACGAAGAAGAGCTTTCCCAGATGTATGCTATTACAAAGTCTTATGAAGAGCTTTTTAGTAAGCGTTCTACTCAAATTAAAACAAACAATATAGATGTAAAAAAGTTGAAAGAAGAAGACTTCAAAACACTTTTGTTACAGCATTATAGCTTCTTAAAACGACCTGTATTTCTTGTAGGGAAAGAAGATATCTATATAGGTAATAGCCCTAAAACTATAGAGGCATTACAACAAAAGTATTTTTAG